One segment of Anopheles stephensi strain Indian chromosome 3, UCI_ANSTEP_V1.0, whole genome shotgun sequence DNA contains the following:
- the LOC118508856 gene encoding 39S ribosomal protein L46, mitochondrial, whose protein sequence is MRLLATRSLLNVTRLLSARTATTQASPAATQSEQKWDLYAGVLVERLPIVTKTLEPIEAKFKQMLDQIELEKSLKSNHELRKETEKQQLELLKAGKIDLDSEALKQTAQDLEDAYNEEFARFKPAPRVTEADEKNDIRSLDRKLEETLVLLVEQKLGSKSHYLLPQGLHKKGESMRQTAERTLKEYCGDSLQVTFYGNAPVGFYKYKYPANARSEATGAKVFFFRSVLKDSSANIGSSKVKYQWLSQEELKKQLQQSYYQSVSQFLL, encoded by the exons ATGCGTCTTCTCGCGACTCGTTCTCTCCTGAACGTGACTCGGCTGCTATCCGCCAGGACCGCAACAACACAAGCCTCTCCGGCTGCCACACAATCCGAACAAAAATGGGACCTGTACGCCGGTGTGCTGGTCGAGCGATTACCCATCGTTACGAAAACACTCGAACCCATCGAGGCAAAATTTAAG CAAATGTTGGATCAAATCGAGCTGGAAAAGAGCCTAAAGTCCAATCACGAACTTCGGAAGGAAACCGAAAAGCAACAGCTCGAGCTTCTGAAGGCCGGCAAGATCGATTTGGATTCAGAAGCACTGAAACAAACGGCTCAGGATCTGGAGGACGCGTACAACGAAGAGTTTGCCCGGTTCAAACCGGCTCCACGTGTGACGGAGGCTGATGAAAAGAACGACATTCGATCGTTGGACCGCAAGCTAGAGGAAACGCTTGTTCTTTTAGTTGAACAAAAGCTGGGCTCGAAAAGCCATTACCTATTGCCTCAAGGTCTTCACAAGAAGGGAGAGTCTATGCGGCAAACGGCCGAACGCACGCTGAaggagtattgcggtgatagTTTGCAAGTCACCTTCTACGGGAATGCACCGGTCGGGTTTTACAAGTACAAATACCCTGCCAATGCGCGCAGCGAAGCGACTGGTGCGAAAGTATTTTTCTTCCGCAGTGTTCTGAAGGACTCTAGTGCAAACATTGGCAGTAGTAAGGTGAAATATCAATGGCTCAGCCAGGAGGAGTTGAAAAAGCAATTGCAGCAATCGTACTACCAAAGCGTTTCCCAATTTCTGCTGTAA
- the LOC118508858 gene encoding ragulator complex protein LAMTOR4 homolog, whose translation MLDLDRNPLPDQLGYLVLSEDGSVHASGGELENDERSANIISNLLTLTESIDPAIFTARSCRKVSIVFADHSYTICLSNKRIYVVKKRNRPETSANSGIESDNHSILA comes from the exons ATGTTGGATCTTGATCGTAATCCACTACCGGACCAGCTTGGCTATCTGGTGCTGTCCGAGGACGGATCGGTTCATGCTTCCGGAGGCGAGCTTGAAAACGATGAGCGAAGTGCAAACATAATCAGCAATCTGCTTACGCTTACAGAAAG CATCGATCCAGCCATATTCACTGCACGCTCCTGCAGGAAAGTGTCTATCGTTTTCGCGGACCATAGTTACACCATATGCCTTTCGAACAAACGCATTTACGTGGTGAAGAAACGGAATCGGCCCGAAACATCCGCCAACAGCGGCATCGAATCGGATAATCATTCAATACTAGCATGA
- the LOC118508853 gene encoding exocyst complex component 7, which yields MSALENTLQIEIKLEKEKTNQALLKDHVEKYSELTQSMSKILNSFEQRLGKLEHTILPVYNITKNLQKQQQNLDSTLQYMEQVLSHYDASQDVCNLIHQGPSEGNIGSFLDGLNKLKKAKDYFLNNNPQSVELENVTSLFNNGCETLNNHFKSLLKKHNSPLKPVDLLDMIYIEEDSSNEDCPSIKQLPPSAREELNVIAQWLDNNLRREYVQIFGDERSEVIMRSLQNLKDHQKSGSWGNEPLRTRHGYGRAETGAKKTTSARLQQIFERKANKMFMKASQTLGQSAGLAMRKNSSFGDILAAEEYGNDNDQELEKYLVLLLGLQKLLVWERQLLNDIVPPSRHNEVFSRLSQPSIEMVVKDAEQITSKVMRSIGRKEWSAALGIFSALKHVQILQPDIDRICDATQKQQLSGVLNRLQQTASKGLEQFIESVRNDSGGGGMVSMTSSTISYGGGSNVPRDATVYELTSNTIWFLEQLQEHCDTIGGLLQTEAIYTNDLDRISSQKALSIEQKNKALLGIYVRKVLAELNYTIATKSEQYSDTATKQLFKLNNTHYILKSLQRSSLMEIVALTEHDCERRYQKMIQDLKKAYLGSWSKLLSFIHPLDDMPRPINGKVKDKERATIKDRFSNFNKELDDAVKTQRAISVPDVLLREGIKRDNSEHIVPKYNTFFEVYSDVQFSKNIDKYVKYRPSDVATMLNSFFDDTV from the exons ATGAGTGCCCTCGAAAATACGCTCCAGATTGAGATAAAGCTGGAAAAG gagaaaacaaatcaagcaCTGCTGAAGGACCATGTCGAGAAGTATTCCGAGCTTACCCAGTCCATGTCCAAGATTCTGAACTCGTTCGAGCAACGGTTAGGGAAGCTGGAGCACACTATACTGCCCGTGTACAACATTACCAAGAACCTACAAAAGCAGCAACAGA ATCTTGATAGTACGCTGCAGTACATGGAACAAGTGCTATCCCACTACGACGCTTCGCAGGACGTGTGCAACCTAATCCACCAAGGACCGTCCGAGGGTAACATCGGGTCGTTCCTGGATGGATTGAACAAGCTGAAAAAGGCAAAGGATTACTTCCTCAACAACAATCCGCAAAGCGTCGAGCTGGAGAACGTTACAAGCCTGTTCAACAATGGGTGCGAAACGCTCAACAACCATTTCAAATCGTTGCTTAAAAAGCACAACTCTCCACTCAAACCTGTTGACCTGTTGGATATGATCTACATCGAGGAAGATTCGTCGAACGAAGACTGCCCTTCGATCAAACAGTTGCCACCGAGTGCACGGGAAGAGCTGAACGTGATTGCCCAATGGTTGGACAATAATTTGCGACGCGAGTATGTGCAAATATTTGGCGATGAGCGATCGGAAGTGATCATGAGATCGTTGCAAAACTTAAAAGACCATCAAAAAAGTGGTAGCTGGGGCAATGAGCCGCTGCGCACGAGGCATGGCTATGGCCGCGCGGAAACTGGCGCGAAGAAAACAACGTCTGCCCGTTTGCAGCAAAT TTTCGAACGGAAAGCCAACAAAATGTTCATGAAAGCTTCCCAAACGCTCGGCCAGTCGGCCGGCTTGGCGATGCGAAAGAATTCCTCTTTCGGGGACATCCTGGCTGCGGAAGAGTACGGCAACGATAACGATCAGGAGCTGGAGAAGTACCTAGTGCTGCTGTTGGGCCTGCAGAAGCTGCTCGTATGGGAACGACAGCTTTTGAACGATATTGTGCCACCTTCCCGGCACAATGAGGTCTTCTCCCGGCTTTCCCAACCATCGATCGAGATGGTGGTGAAAGATGCGGAACAAATAACGTCCAAAGTGATGCGTAGTATCGGACGCAAGGAATGGTCCGCCGCACTTGGAATATTTTCCGCCCTTAAGCATGTCCAAATTTTGCAACCGGACATCGACCGTATCTGCGACGCTAcgcagaagcagcagctgtCGGGTGTGTTGAACCGTCTACAGCAAACGGCTTCGAAGGGATTGGAACAGTTTATCGAATCCGTACGAAATGATTCCGGTGGTGGCGGTATGGTGAGCATGACGTCCAGCACGATAAGCTACGGTGGTGGTTCGAACGTTCCACGCGACGCCACGGTGTACGAGCTGACCTCGAACACGATCTGGTTCTtggagcagctgcaggagCATTGTGACACCATCGGAGGGCTGCTGCAAACGGAGGCAATCTATACAAACGATCTCGATCGTATTTCTTCACAGAAGGCACTCTCAATTGAACAGAAAAACAAGGCTCTGTTGGGAATTTATGTCC GGAAAGTATTGGCAGAACTGAACTACACCATCGCAACCAAATCGGAACAGTACAGCGATACGGCAACGAAGCAACTGTTCAAGTTAAATAACACGCACTACATCTTAAAATCACTGCAACGATCCAGCCTGATGGAAATCGTCGCCCTGACCGAGCACGACTGCGAGCGTCGCTATCAGAAAATGATCCAGGATCTTAAGAAAGCGTACCTCGGTTCGTGGTCAAAGCTGCTGTCCTTTATACACCCGCTGGACGATATGCCACGCCCGATCAATGGGAAAGTGAAGGATAAGGAACGGGCCACCATTAAGGACCGGTTTTCGAacttcaacaaggagctgGATGATGCGGTAAAAACGCAGCGTGCCATCTCGGTGCCGGATGTGCTGCTGCGAGAGGGAATCAAGCGGGACAATAGCGAACACATCGTTCCGAAGTATAATACGTTCTTTGAGGT GTACTCTGATGTGCAGTTTAGCAAGAACATCGACAAGTACGTTAAGTATCGTCCATCGGATGTGGCGACCATGCTGAATAGCTTCTTCGATGATACGGTTTAA
- the LOC118508857 gene encoding DAZ-associated protein 2: MNNKGTNGYPTYDAAQQAAYQQYMNSQLPAHAQLPPSYNSVVTSMTPTYPPYPPGIVPQPFYGNSWSVNPSPQAQFAPAPPPPYAATPAAVAAIPAQPMHPQMYQYQIAAGPPPQTGQPPQVYQTPIYPVQGAMFDAGARFGKTGGQPTIPPPPPGIVPNAAQLASMQGQQVVVAKKKNNFLHGGNGGGYTFW; the protein is encoded by the exons ATGAACAACAAAGGAACCAATG GATATCCAACGTATGATGCTGCACAGCAGGCCGCATATCAGCAATACATGAACAGTCAG CTTCCTGCACATGCCCAACTGCCGCCTTCGTACAACTCGGTGGTCACCAGTATGACGCCGACCTATCCGCCATATCCTCCCGGAATCGTGCCACAGCCGTTCTACGGTAATAGCTGGAGCGTGAATCCGTCCCCGCAGGCCCAGTTCGCACcggcaccaccgccaccgtacGCGGCCACACCGGCCGCCGTTGCGGCCATCCCGGCACAGCCGATGCATCCGCAGATGTACCAGTACCAGATCGCGGCCGGTCCGCCACCCCAAACGGGCCAACCGCCCCAGGTCTACCAAACCCCCATCTATCCAGTACAG GGTGCCATGTTCGATGCCGGTGCACGGTTCGGCAAAACCGGTGGGCAGCCGACGattccaccgccaccaccgggcATCGTTCCTAATGCGGCCCAGCTCGCCTCCATGCAGGGCCAGCAGGTTGTGgtggccaagaagaagaacaacttTCTGCACGGTGGCAACGGTGGCGGATACACGTTCTGGTGA